Proteins found in one Deltaproteobacteria bacterium genomic segment:
- a CDS encoding ABC transporter substrate-binding protein, which yields MRETFHRLLLAGIAALMFVVSASAQTIKVPYVSISGFQAPLYLGERAGLFKKNQLEAQLIYMPGGSLIVQTLLSGDVGVASLAPPSAVSAWAKGAELVIVAGGIERALNVLMVNPKIKKVDELKGKRVAISRFGSLSDVSLRDALAHHKFRIQDISIAQMGGLGERMVALTSGIVDGAILNVDQLYQAEKLGFQVLIDMRKLPLTYSTQGIVVSREFLRAQRGVVKRFLKVYIEGIKIFKADKELSIETLGRYIKTSDREVLAKTYEFYREAWEAVPYVRREGIQQALDSIPEGKNSKLNLDSLIDNSLIQELEKEGFLKELYPEGLKR from the coding sequence ATGCGAGAAACTTTTCACCGCCTGCTGTTGGCAGGCATCGCCGCATTGATGTTCGTTGTCTCTGCCTCCGCCCAGACCATCAAAGTTCCCTACGTCTCGATCTCCGGCTTTCAAGCGCCGCTTTATCTCGGCGAACGCGCCGGCCTGTTCAAGAAAAATCAGCTCGAAGCCCAGCTGATCTACATGCCGGGCGGTTCGTTGATCGTGCAAACTTTGCTTTCCGGCGACGTCGGCGTCGCCAGCCTGGCGCCGCCCTCCGCCGTGAGCGCGTGGGCGAAAGGCGCTGAGCTTGTCATCGTCGCCGGCGGCATCGAGCGCGCACTCAATGTCCTCATGGTCAATCCGAAAATAAAAAAAGTCGACGAACTCAAAGGCAAGCGCGTAGCGATCAGCCGCTTCGGCTCGCTCTCGGATGTCTCGCTGCGCGACGCGCTGGCCCATCACAAATTTAGAATTCAGGATATCTCCATCGCGCAAATGGGCGGACTCGGCGAGCGCATGGTGGCGCTCACCTCCGGCATCGTCGACGGCGCGATCTTGAACGTCGATCAGCTTTATCAGGCCGAGAAGCTGGGTTTTCAAGTGCTGATCGACATGCGCAAACTGCCTCTGACCTATTCGACCCAAGGCATTGTGGTCAGCCGGGAGTTTCTCCGCGCCCAGCGCGGTGTCGTGAAACGATTTCTTAAAGTCTACATCGAGGGCATCAAGATTTTTAAGGCCGACAAGGAACTCTCCATCGAAACTTTGGGCCGCTATATCAAGACTAGCGACCGGGAAGTGTTGGCAAAAACTTACGAATTTTACCGTGAGGCTTGGGAAGCCGTGCCCTACGTCAGGCGCGAAGGCATCCAGCAGGCGTTGGACAGTATTCCCGAAGGCAAAAACAGCAAATTGAATCTCGATAGCTTGATCGACAACTCGCTCATCCAAGAACTGGAGAAAGAAGGATTTCTGAAAGAGCTCTATCCGGAAGGTCTTAAACGTTGA
- a CDS encoding ABC transporter substrate-binding protein, protein MSRASNQCSEGPMNRIHADKFHRLLFALVSIVIIVKAGITHSAESAKLTPLRLAYSAISVNQAIPWIALDAGHFKKHGLDVELIHASSITALQALLAGEVAIAQSVTDACVSANLSGADTLFMGAILDKPLYSFIVNPKIKTPQDLKGKRVGVTRFGATPDALARAMLKMWNLDPATDVTMVQLNEMGLLVQGLVNNVIDAAPISLPSNLRAKNLGYVELFDMTKIDKTYITGTVVTRKRFIDGQRDTAKRFMRGFLEGMKTYLEDEEFSMKIIQKWTRAKSRDEVKEAYAIQAKNMLRIPRTAIDGVKTILEGMEKLPGAKTADPRRFIDFTILDELEKEGFLKNLYKN, encoded by the coding sequence ATGAGCCGCGCGTCAAACCAATGCTCGGAGGGACCGATGAATCGTATCCACGCCGACAAATTCCACCGCCTGCTTTTCGCTCTTGTCAGCATCGTAATAATCGTAAAAGCCGGCATCACCCACAGCGCCGAATCGGCGAAGCTCACGCCGCTGCGCCTCGCCTACAGCGCCATCTCGGTCAATCAAGCGATCCCGTGGATCGCCCTCGACGCCGGCCACTTCAAGAAGCATGGCCTCGACGTCGAGCTGATCCACGCCAGCAGCATCACCGCGCTGCAAGCGCTGCTCGCCGGCGAAGTGGCCATCGCGCAGTCGGTCACCGACGCCTGCGTCAGCGCCAACTTGAGCGGCGCCGACACGCTGTTCATGGGCGCGATTCTCGACAAGCCGCTCTATAGCTTCATCGTCAACCCAAAAATCAAAACGCCGCAAGATTTGAAAGGTAAACGCGTCGGCGTCACCCGCTTTGGCGCCACCCCCGACGCGCTGGCGCGCGCCATGCTGAAAATGTGGAACCTCGATCCGGCCACCGACGTCACCATGGTGCAGTTGAATGAAATGGGCTTGCTGGTTCAAGGCTTGGTGAACAATGTCATCGACGCCGCGCCGATCTCGTTGCCGAGTAATCTGCGCGCCAAGAATTTGGGCTACGTCGAACTGTTCGACATGACCAAGATCGACAAGACCTACATCACCGGCACAGTGGTCACGCGCAAACGTTTCATCGACGGCCAGCGCGATACTGCGAAGCGTTTCATGCGCGGCTTTCTCGAAGGCATGAAGACTTATCTCGAAGACGAAGAGTTCAGCATGAAGATAATCCAGAAATGGACCCGGGCAAAAAGCCGCGACGAAGTGAAGGAAGCCTACGCGATCCAGGCGAAAAACATGCTGCGCATCCCGCGCACGGCCATCGACGGCGTCAAGACGATTCTTGAAGGTATGGAAAAACTACCCGGAGCGAAAACCGCCGACCCGCGCCGCTTTATCGACTTCACGATTTTGGATGAGTTGGAGAAAGAAGGCTTTCTCAAAAACCTGTACAAGAACTAA
- a CDS encoding cytochrome c has translation MWFVRDGRRKKMTQLILQTILLLVVSTVFAQEKPAAGSPEQGKQSYTKYMCYTCHGTVGQGADRGTGPKLAPSPLPYLGFALQVRSPRLDMPAYRKEFVSDQELADIYAYMASIKPGPALKDIPLLNFQ, from the coding sequence ATGTGGTTTGTCAGGGACGGTAGGAGGAAAAAAATGACGCAACTGATTCTCCAAACAATTTTACTACTTGTGGTTTCAACCGTATTCGCTCAGGAGAAACCGGCGGCGGGTTCACCGGAGCAAGGCAAACAGAGCTATACGAAATATATGTGCTACACCTGCCACGGCACGGTGGGCCAGGGCGCCGATCGCGGCACCGGGCCGAAGCTCGCGCCCAGTCCGCTGCCGTATCTTGGTTTCGCCTTGCAGGTGCGTTCGCCGCGTTTGGACATGCCGGCTTACCGCAAAGAGTTTGTCAGCGATCAAGAGCTGGCGGATATTTACGCCTATATGGCGTCGATCAAACCGGGGCCGGCGCTGAAAGATATTCCGCTGCTCAATTTCCAATAA
- a CDS encoding thiamine pyrophosphate-binding protein, which translates to MSKDGFDRRSFLKGAAASAAAVIGTQFAAASAPAQAAEQSTASNSGPAEHGKIIARPGSDYMVDVIKATGIEYIASNPGSSFRSLQESIVNYGGNKKPEFLTCMHEESSVAMAHGYAKAAGKPMGILAHGTVGLQHAAMAVYNAWCDRVPVMIFAGNFLDADKRRPGVEWYHCVQDPALILRDFTKWDDQPVSLQHFSESVMRAYKMALTPPMGPVVITVDGDLAEEAVHDEKKLRMPKLTRTIPPQGDSGGLTEAAKMLVAADKPVILADRAARSQEGMKRIVALAEALNAPVVDIGGRMNMPNTHYLCRNEDRRSLVGEADVALLLEVADPWGQFNSISDPHHEYRRLSKPDVKIIHISLGDTLTKSNYQDAQRFMSVDLAISGDVEASLPALTEAVKTAMSGSRRSVLADRTNKLREEHKRMKEQSRNAATVGWDATPISTARMSATLWNTIKSEKWCMAVSGMQWNKSLWPATEHYNFIGGSGGSGVGYGAPAAVGAALANRDKGIITVSFEGDGDLMYAPGVLWTAAHHKIPLLMVMHNNRAYHQEVMHLQKMAALHNRRMDQAAIGTTIENPNIDFAKLASSLGVYSEGPITSPAAVGPALAKALAVVKRGEPALVDVVCQGR; encoded by the coding sequence ATGAGTAAAGATGGATTCGATCGACGATCGTTTCTCAAAGGCGCAGCGGCCAGCGCGGCGGCGGTGATCGGTACCCAGTTCGCGGCGGCGAGCGCGCCGGCGCAAGCGGCCGAGCAAAGCACGGCTTCGAATAGCGGTCCCGCGGAGCACGGCAAAATCATCGCCCGGCCCGGCTCGGATTACATGGTCGACGTGATCAAGGCGACCGGCATCGAATACATCGCCTCGAACCCCGGATCGAGTTTTCGCAGCCTGCAAGAGTCGATCGTCAATTACGGCGGCAACAAGAAGCCGGAGTTCTTGACCTGCATGCATGAAGAGTCGTCGGTGGCGATGGCCCATGGTTACGCCAAAGCGGCAGGCAAGCCGATGGGTATCTTGGCCCATGGCACCGTCGGCCTGCAGCATGCGGCGATGGCGGTTTACAACGCCTGGTGCGATCGCGTGCCGGTGATGATTTTTGCCGGCAATTTTCTCGACGCCGATAAACGGCGGCCCGGCGTCGAATGGTATCATTGCGTGCAAGATCCGGCGTTGATTTTGCGCGATTTTACCAAGTGGGACGATCAACCTGTTTCGCTGCAACATTTCTCCGAGTCGGTGATGCGCGCCTACAAGATGGCGCTGACGCCGCCCATGGGGCCAGTGGTGATTACCGTCGACGGCGATTTGGCCGAAGAAGCGGTTCATGACGAAAAGAAATTGCGCATGCCCAAGCTGACCCGCACGATTCCGCCGCAGGGCGATAGCGGTGGATTGACCGAGGCGGCGAAGATGCTGGTTGCGGCTGACAAGCCGGTCATCTTAGCCGACCGCGCGGCGCGCTCGCAGGAAGGGATGAAGCGCATCGTCGCCTTGGCCGAGGCGCTCAACGCTCCCGTCGTCGACATCGGCGGGCGCATGAACATGCCAAACACTCACTATCTCTGCCGCAACGAAGATCGCCGCTCGTTGGTTGGCGAGGCGGATGTCGCGCTGCTTTTGGAAGTTGCCGATCCCTGGGGCCAGTTCAATTCAATCAGCGATCCGCATCATGAGTACCGCCGTTTGTCGAAACCCGACGTGAAAATCATTCACATCTCCTTGGGCGATACGCTGACCAAGTCGAATTATCAAGACGCGCAACGGTTCATGTCTGTCGATCTGGCGATCTCCGGCGATGTCGAGGCTTCACTGCCGGCGTTGACCGAAGCGGTGAAGACGGCGATGAGCGGCAGCCGCCGCTCGGTGCTCGCCGATCGCACTAATAAGCTGCGCGAAGAGCACAAACGCATGAAAGAACAGTCGCGCAACGCCGCCACGGTCGGTTGGGATGCCACACCGATCAGCACGGCGCGCATGTCGGCGACGCTGTGGAATACGATCAAAAGCGAGAAGTGGTGCATGGCGGTGAGCGGCATGCAGTGGAACAAGAGTTTGTGGCCGGCGACGGAACATTACAATTTCATTGGCGGCTCGGGCGGCTCGGGCGTCGGTTACGGCGCGCCGGCGGCGGTGGGGGCGGCGCTGGCGAATCGTGACAAAGGGATTATCACCGTGTCTTTCGAGGGCGACGGCGACTTGATGTACGCGCCCGGCGTGCTGTGGACCGCGGCGCATCACAAAATTCCGCTCTTGATGGTGATGCACAACAATCGCGCCTATCATCAGGAAGTGATGCACTTGCAAAAAATGGCGGCGCTGCACAATCGGCGTATGGATCAAGCCGCGATCGGCACGACCATCGAAAATCCCAATATCGATTTCGCCAAGCTGGCGTCGTCGTTGGGGGTTTATTCCGAAGGCCCGATTACCAGTCCGGCGGCGGTGGGTCCGGCGCTCGCCAAGGCGTTGGCGGTGGTCAAACGCGGCGAACCGGCGCTGGTCGATGTGGTTTGTCAGGGACGGTAG